In the Sus scrofa isolate TJ Tabasco breed Duroc chromosome 6, Sscrofa11.1, whole genome shotgun sequence genome, one interval contains:
- the ZNF643 gene encoding zinc finger protein ZFP69B isoform X3, giving the protein MLGTCICLGCGPKKMGKKRETDRDTFLIRVSWLHHFSCPDFHGFLAFSSTRDLALMIVSSPGHSDLKGETETKESALKNELSWKELHHCLMMEKSTRGSTLTSTLGRVSQCHKLENHQEKQGMSEGQMLLIHKKTPTQERGQESNRFEKSGNMNSKVIPGPVGPPRKRHHKYDVSGKKSRYNLDLINHSRGCTRMKTFECNICEKIFKQFIHLTEHMRIHTGEKPFRCKECGKAFSQSSSLIPHQRIHTGEKPYECKECGKTFRHPSSLTQHVRIHTGEKPYECGICEKAFSQSIGLIQHLRTHVREKPFTCKGCGKAFFQIRHLRQHEIIHTGVKPYVCNVCSKTFSHSTYLTQHQRTHTGERPYKCKECGKAFSQRIHLSIHQRVHTGVKPYECSHCGKAFRHDSSFAKHQRIHTGEKPYDCNECGKAFSCSSSLIRHCKTHLRTTFSNGALGCISKRTTSLLRFNCSAIVIPKKMRP; this is encoded by the exons atgctgggaacttgcatatgcctcgggtgtggccctaaaaagatgggaaaaaaaagagagacagacagagatacCTTTCTCATCAGGGTTAGCTGGCTTCACCATTTCTCCTGCCCTGACTTCCACGGTTTCCTTGCTTTCTCCAGCACTCGAGACCTTGCCCTGATGATAGTTTCTTCTCCTGGACATTCAG actTGAAGGGTGAAACAGAAACCAAAGAgtcagccttaaaaaatgaactttcatGGAAAGAATTACACCATTGCCTGATGATGGAAAAGTCCACTAGAGGAAGCACCTTGACGTCCACTTTGGGAAGAGTCTCCCAGTGTCACAAGTTAGAAAACCACCAGGAGAAACAAGGAATGAGTGAGGGGCAAATGCTCTTGATCCACAAGAAAACACCCACTCAGGAAAGAGGCCAAGAATCTAATAGATTTGAGAAAAGTGGCAATATGAACTCAAAAGTTATTCCAGGACCAGTAGGTCCTCCAAGAAAAAGACACCATAAATATGATGTATCTGGAAAGAAAAGTAGATACAATTTAGATTTGATTAATCATTCAAGAGGTTGTACAAGAATGAAGACCTTTGAATGTAATATTTGTGAAAAAATCTTCAAACAGTTCATTCATCTTACAGAACACATgcgaattcatactggagagaaacctttcAGATgtaaagaatgtggaaaagcctttagcCAAAGTTCATCCCTTATTCCACATCAGAGAATCCATACTGgcgagaaaccctatgaatgtaaggaatgtgggaaaaccTTCAGACACCCATCATCTCTTACTCAACATGTTCGAATTCATACTGGGGAGAAGCCCTATGAGTGTGGTATATGTGAGAAGGCATTCAGCCAGAGCATTGGGCTGATTCAGCATTTGAGAACTCATGTCAGAGAGAAACCTTTTACATGCAAAGGCTGTGGAAAAGCATTTTTCCAAATTAGACACCTTAGGCAACATGAGATTATTCACACGGGTGTGAAACCCTATGTTTGTAATGTATGCAGTAAAACCTTCAGCCACAGCACATACCTAACTCAACATCAGAGAACTCATACTGGGGAAAGACCATATAagtgtaaggaatgtgggaaagcctttagcCAGAGAATACATCTTTCTATCCATCAGAGAGTCCATACCGGAGTGAAACCTTATGAATGCAGTCattgtgggaaagctttcaggcATGATTCATCCTTTGCtaaacatcagagaattcatactggagaaaaaccatatgattgtaatgaatgtggaaaagccttcagtTGTAGTTCATCACTTATTCGACATTGCAAAACACATTTAAGAACTACCTTCAGCAATG GTGCTTTGGGATGTATCTCTAAAAGAACCACCAGTCTTTTAAGATTTAACTGCAGTGCCATTGTTATACCAAAGAAAATGAGGCCATAA